In Anaerosporomusa subterranea, one DNA window encodes the following:
- a CDS encoding ACT domain-containing protein — MKIRAVKIIDGAAPIISCQSEISQIKLVSKRPLNGEEIRDIFRMISDKQITLQLITVHITQIVFSVPCLMAGAVMDLFSQSEYRINAINDCAEVNISGVQVSDVPQITGKIIETLSSLNVAILHLTTSQSSVSVLVEQAHLPAARNTIHAALHLF, encoded by the coding sequence TTGAAGATCAGAGCCGTTAAGATTATCGACGGGGCTGCGCCAATAATATCCTGCCAATCCGAGATTAGCCAAATAAAACTGGTGTCCAAACGGCCTCTGAATGGCGAAGAAATCCGGGATATTTTCCGGATGATATCAGACAAACAAATTACTTTACAGCTGATTACTGTTCATATAACACAAATAGTCTTTTCCGTACCCTGTTTAATGGCAGGCGCTGTTATGGACCTATTTAGCCAATCTGAATACCGCATTAATGCCATTAATGATTGCGCGGAAGTCAATATTTCCGGCGTGCAGGTCAGTGATGTGCCGCAGATCACTGGGAAAATTATTGAAACGCTAAGTTCCTTGAACGTTGCGATCCTCCACTTAACTACTTCCCAATCCTCCGTGTCGGTTTTGGTGGAGCAAGCGCATTTACCTGCAGCAAGAAACACTATTCATGCTGCACTGCACTTATTTTGA
- a CDS encoding M20 metallopeptidase family protein: protein MSDLQAMIKAATEAIYDELVSFRHTIHANPELSNQEYETAALVEKALAAWDIEHTRVPGSTAVIAMVKGALDGNNSIGIRADMDALPIQEDTRINYASKRDGVMHACGHDIHTVNLLGTAYVLTKLKEHFAGTIKLVFQPAEEIGGGAQEILDFGVLENPTVTAFLAAHVSEDIPVGQVQVKAEEVMLAASQFTIYLTGRGGHASAPHQTEDIILAAAKLIVELQTIPGRRINHLEPAVITVGSIHGGERGNIIPKEVTIIGTIRTQNSALREEIHEHITTILGAQEIITGVKGTAAFRLGSGAVYNDPALTDIFIEAAASSVGRKNVLIAKFPNNGSENFYRFAKAVPSVFFRLGVNDDPKQQVEPAHSPKFKAADEALKTGVQVTAATAIAFLRKGRPFV, encoded by the coding sequence ATGAGCGACTTACAGGCGATGATCAAGGCGGCGACGGAGGCGATCTATGATGAACTGGTTTCCTTTCGCCATACGATCCATGCTAATCCTGAACTGAGCAACCAGGAATATGAAACGGCCGCCTTGGTGGAAAAGGCACTTGCAGCTTGGGACATTGAGCATACGCGGGTACCCGGCAGTACAGCGGTCATCGCGATGGTCAAGGGGGCACTTGACGGGAACAATAGTATCGGCATTCGCGCTGACATGGATGCGTTGCCGATCCAAGAAGATACCAGGATCAACTATGCGTCCAAGCGCGACGGCGTTATGCATGCCTGTGGGCACGATATCCACACGGTTAATTTATTGGGAACTGCCTATGTCTTGACAAAATTGAAAGAGCACTTTGCCGGTACCATCAAGCTGGTTTTCCAGCCAGCGGAGGAGATAGGCGGCGGTGCACAGGAGATTCTTGACTTTGGAGTGCTGGAGAATCCGACTGTGACTGCTTTTTTGGCGGCGCATGTTTCCGAGGATATTCCCGTTGGCCAGGTGCAAGTCAAGGCGGAAGAAGTTATGCTGGCTGCCAGTCAATTTACCATATATCTGACCGGGCGCGGCGGGCATGCTTCCGCGCCGCACCAAACAGAGGATATCATTTTGGCGGCGGCGAAGCTGATTGTGGAATTGCAGACGATTCCGGGCCGCAGGATTAATCATCTTGAGCCAGCGGTGATTACGGTCGGCAGCATTCACGGCGGCGAACGAGGCAATATCATTCCTAAAGAAGTGACGATTATAGGAACAATTAGAACGCAAAACAGCGCATTGCGTGAGGAAATTCACGAACATATCACGACCATCTTAGGTGCGCAGGAAATTATTACAGGTGTCAAGGGAACTGCTGCATTTCGGCTTGGCTCAGGCGCTGTTTACAATGATCCGGCCCTAACCGATATTTTTATTGAGGCGGCGGCTAGCTCCGTCGGACGAAAGAATGTGTTGATTGCCAAGTTTCCGAATAACGGTTCGGAAAACTTTTATCGCTTTGCCAAAGCTGTGCCGTCCGTCTTTTTCCGTTTGGGCGTCAACGACGATCCGAAACAGCAGGTTGAACCGGCGCACAGCCCTAAATTCAAGGCAGCGGATGAAGCCTTGAAAACCGGCGTGCAGGTGACGGCCGCCACGGCTATTGCCTTTTTACGGAAAGGAAGACCGTTTGTATGA
- a CDS encoding cysteine ABC transporter substrate-binding protein, whose product MNLKKGLALLFSVLLLAGVLAGCGSNSTTKQETAKPANQSTLDEIKKRGTIKIGVFSDKPPFGFVDANGKNQGFDVYIAKRFAKDLLGDESKVEFVLVEAASRVEYLLSNKVDIILANFTVTDERKQKVDFANPYMKVALGIVSPSGAPITSVDQLKGKKLIVNKGTTAELYFTKNHPDIELLKYDHNTEAFAALKDKRGVALAHDNTLLFAWAKENAGFNVGVQSLGSLDTIAPAVKKGNKELLDWINQELETLGKEKFIHKAYDATLKPAYSESIDPESIVVEGGKLK is encoded by the coding sequence GTGAACTTGAAAAAAGGTTTAGCGCTATTATTCAGTGTATTATTATTAGCCGGGGTGTTAGCGGGCTGCGGTTCCAATTCAACTACGAAACAGGAAACTGCAAAACCAGCTAACCAGAGCACGCTCGATGAAATAAAGAAACGCGGCACTATTAAAATCGGTGTATTCAGCGACAAACCTCCTTTTGGATTTGTCGATGCCAATGGAAAAAACCAAGGCTTTGACGTGTATATTGCTAAGCGATTTGCCAAAGACCTTCTAGGCGATGAATCTAAGGTGGAATTTGTATTGGTTGAGGCAGCTAGTCGTGTTGAGTATTTACTGTCAAATAAAGTTGATATTATTTTAGCCAACTTTACTGTAACAGATGAAAGAAAGCAGAAAGTGGATTTTGCCAATCCGTACATGAAAGTTGCGCTTGGTATCGTATCCCCGTCAGGAGCACCGATTACTTCGGTTGATCAATTAAAAGGCAAAAAGCTAATTGTTAACAAAGGAACAACTGCGGAACTATATTTCACAAAGAATCACCCAGACATTGAGCTACTGAAGTATGATCACAATACCGAAGCCTTTGCGGCTCTAAAGGACAAACGCGGCGTTGCCTTAGCTCATGACAATACGTTATTGTTTGCTTGGGCAAAGGAAAATGCAGGCTTTAACGTTGGGGTGCAAAGCCTGGGTAGCCTGGACACGATAGCACCTGCCGTCAAAAAAGGCAATAAAGAACTTCTTGACTGGATTAATCAAGAGTTGGAGACCTTAGGCAAAGAAAAGTTTATTCATAAAGCCTATGATGCAACCTTAAAGCCTGCGTATAGTGAATCTATCGATCCGGAATCGATTGTCGTCGAAGGCGGAAAACTAAAATAA
- a CDS encoding cysteine ABC transporter substrate-binding protein, which produces MKNSKKFLAVVLSVVMVIVLGVLAGCSSNASTKTDKKESVSQSANKSSVEEIKKRGTVKIGIFGDKPPFGFVDANGKNQGYDVYIAKRFAKDLLGDESKVEFVLLEPASRVEYLQTNKVDIILANFTVTEERKQKVDFANPYMKVSLGIVSPTNAPITSVDQLKGKKLIVIKGTTAETYFTKNHPDVELLKFDQITQAFEALKDKRGVALSQDNTLLFAWARTNAGFTVGVPTLGSLDTIAPAVKKGNKELLDWINQELETLGKEKFIHKAYDATLKPVYGDSVNPEDIVVEGGKLK; this is translated from the coding sequence ATGAAAAACAGCAAAAAGTTTCTGGCAGTAGTCCTTAGTGTAGTGATGGTAATAGTACTAGGGGTATTAGCCGGTTGCAGTTCAAACGCGAGCACTAAAACTGATAAAAAAGAGTCGGTTTCTCAATCAGCGAATAAAAGTTCTGTTGAGGAAATTAAAAAACGCGGAACTGTAAAAATCGGTATTTTTGGTGACAAACCTCCCTTCGGCTTTGTTGACGCTAATGGCAAGAATCAGGGATATGATGTGTATATTGCCAAACGATTTGCTAAAGATCTGTTGGGGGATGAATCCAAAGTAGAGTTCGTACTGCTTGAACCTGCCAGCAGAGTAGAGTATTTGCAAACCAATAAGGTTGACATCATTTTAGCCAACTTTACTGTTACCGAAGAAAGAAAGCAAAAAGTTGATTTTGCCAACCCTTATATGAAAGTTTCTCTCGGCATAGTTTCACCAACCAATGCACCAATTACCTCGGTTGATCAATTAAAGGGCAAAAAGCTTATTGTAATTAAGGGCACAACCGCTGAAACGTATTTCACCAAAAATCATCCTGATGTGGAACTGTTGAAATTCGATCAAATCACACAAGCATTTGAAGCGTTAAAAGACAAACGCGGCGTTGCGTTATCTCAGGATAATACCTTATTGTTTGCTTGGGCAAGAACAAATGCAGGCTTTACTGTCGGGGTTCCGACGTTAGGAAGCCTGGACACGATAGCACCTGCCGTCAAGAAAGGCAACAAAGAACTTCTTGACTGGATTAACCAAGAGCTGGAGACCTTAGGCAAAGAAAAGTTTATTCATAAGGCCTATGATGCGACTTTAAAACCTGTGTATGGTGATTCCGTCAATCCGGAAGATATCGTCGTCGAAGGTGGAAAACTAAAATAA
- a CDS encoding amino acid ABC transporter ATP-binding protein — MIEFRDIHKAFGRNEVLKGISCTIPTGSVTVILGPSGSGKTTLLRSVNFLEKADRGEIILDDLHINVETASKADIHAIRQRTAMVFQMYNLFKNKTALQNITEGLTVVKKLSKAQAREKAIHYLDKVGLAHKSDAYPHELSGGQQQRIGIARALALNPDVILFDEPTSSLDPELVGEVLEVMKKVAQEVNATLVVVTHEIGFARDVADNIIFMDSGVIVEQGPPMEILSRPQKERTKQFLSRYISFTEYNI; from the coding sequence ATGATCGAATTTAGAGATATTCATAAGGCGTTTGGCAGGAATGAAGTATTAAAAGGAATTAGTTGCACCATCCCGACAGGATCTGTTACTGTAATATTGGGACCGAGCGGGTCGGGAAAAACGACGCTGCTGCGGTCGGTCAACTTCTTGGAAAAAGCTGACCGCGGGGAAATTATTTTAGACGACCTGCATATCAATGTGGAAACGGCGTCAAAAGCGGATATTCACGCCATCCGTCAGCGAACTGCCATGGTGTTTCAAATGTATAACTTATTCAAAAACAAAACGGCTTTACAAAACATTACAGAAGGCCTGACGGTGGTGAAAAAACTGTCGAAGGCGCAAGCCCGGGAAAAAGCAATACATTATTTGGATAAAGTTGGTCTTGCGCACAAATCCGATGCCTATCCCCATGAATTATCAGGGGGTCAACAGCAACGTATCGGCATCGCACGCGCCCTGGCCTTAAACCCCGACGTCATTTTATTCGATGAACCGACTTCGTCATTAGACCCGGAATTGGTAGGGGAAGTGCTTGAGGTAATGAAAAAAGTAGCGCAGGAAGTCAATGCTACTTTAGTTGTAGTAACGCACGAAATTGGCTTTGCCCGTGATGTGGCTGACAACATTATATTTATGGATAGCGGCGTCATTGTTGAGCAGGGGCCGCCGATGGAAATTTTAAGCAGGCCGCAAAAAGAGCGAACCAAGCAATTTTTATCGCGCTATATCTCCTTTACCGAATATAACATTTAA
- a CDS encoding DUF1847 domain-containing protein, whose translation MSIKKSLEQLSCTDCNVYNCRTRSSQFPGFCLTTKDNAEHEITKDIEEIKQQLQGDDEDAVIARASAQVEGLFYGKLTRVEEIIEFAKRIGAKKIGIATCAGLIEEAKIFADILTAKGFEYYSVICKVGSVDKTDIGVLEEHKIRPGSHESMCNPILQARILNYHKTDLNVVVGLCVGHDSLFIKYSDALVTTLVTKDRMTGHNPVAALYTAHSYYKRLLQSETK comes from the coding sequence ATGAGCATTAAAAAGTCTTTAGAACAATTATCCTGCACCGATTGCAATGTGTATAACTGCCGCACCCGGAGCAGTCAGTTCCCTGGATTTTGCCTGACTACGAAAGATAATGCGGAACACGAGATTACTAAGGATATTGAAGAAATCAAGCAGCAGTTACAGGGTGATGACGAGGATGCAGTGATCGCCAGGGCATCAGCTCAGGTAGAGGGGCTGTTTTATGGCAAATTAACCCGTGTTGAAGAAATTATTGAATTTGCCAAACGCATCGGCGCTAAGAAAATTGGCATCGCCACTTGTGCCGGACTGATTGAGGAAGCTAAAATTTTCGCTGATATTTTGACTGCCAAAGGCTTCGAGTATTATAGCGTCATCTGCAAAGTCGGCTCAGTCGACAAGACAGATATTGGCGTGCTGGAAGAACACAAGATTCGGCCAGGAAGCCACGAATCCATGTGTAATCCGATACTGCAGGCCCGTATTCTTAACTACCACAAAACCGATCTGAACGTGGTTGTCGGGCTATGCGTCGGACATGATTCTCTGTTTATAAAATATTCCGATGCCTTGGTTACCACACTTGTTACCAAAGACAGAATGACAGGTCATAATCCAGTGGCAGCCTTGTATACGGCTCATTCATATTACAAACGCCTACTACAAAGTGAAACGAAGTGA
- a CDS encoding MalY/PatB family protein, protein MADFDANFDFNQIIPRKGTGSRKWDAVDTVFGSADVLPLWIADMDFASPEAVTRKLIERASHPIYAYNTQEASLYQAFINWVKRRHNWEIEQDWILLAPGVVPSIVLSILALSEPGDGVIIQPPVYPPFFDSIKDNQREIVENPLIENNGRYEIDYDDLEQKLADPKNKLLLFCSPHNPVGRVWTRAELSKVYELCQKYNVDVLSDEIHSDLVYSEHKHTVFASLGTPVCKQSVTFMAASKTFNVAGLNLSFIVVPCKRRRALIKAEINRLHLNRNNLFGVLASETAYAEGDAWLDGLLEYLEKNADTLVDFTEKRLPKVKVVKPEGTYLAWLDFRAYFSNAKELDDFLVQKAKVGLNSGKTFGRQGEGFARINLATQRSVLLEALVRIEKALEAVSDTL, encoded by the coding sequence ATGGCAGACTTCGATGCAAATTTTGACTTTAATCAGATAATTCCTCGTAAAGGCACGGGCAGCCGTAAGTGGGATGCGGTAGACACCGTCTTTGGCAGTGCTGATGTGTTGCCTCTTTGGATCGCTGATATGGACTTTGCTTCACCGGAAGCTGTAACAAGAAAGCTGATTGAGCGGGCCAGCCACCCGATCTATGCCTATAACACCCAGGAGGCGTCGCTTTATCAAGCATTTATCAACTGGGTTAAGCGGCGGCATAACTGGGAAATTGAGCAAGACTGGATTTTACTCGCGCCTGGCGTAGTTCCCTCAATCGTTCTTTCGATTCTGGCACTATCCGAGCCTGGCGACGGTGTTATTATCCAGCCGCCGGTCTATCCGCCCTTTTTTGACTCGATAAAAGACAATCAGCGCGAAATTGTTGAAAATCCTCTTATCGAGAACAATGGCCGATATGAGATCGATTATGACGATTTAGAACAAAAGCTGGCAGACCCTAAAAATAAGCTGCTGTTGTTCTGCAGTCCGCATAATCCGGTCGGCCGTGTATGGACTAGGGCAGAGCTGAGTAAAGTATATGAGTTATGCCAAAAGTATAATGTAGACGTACTGTCTGATGAAATACACAGTGACCTGGTCTACAGTGAACACAAGCATACAGTGTTTGCTTCACTGGGTACACCTGTATGCAAGCAAAGCGTTACCTTTATGGCAGCCAGTAAAACCTTTAATGTCGCGGGTCTTAATCTCTCGTTTATTGTGGTACCTTGCAAGCGTAGGCGTGCTTTGATCAAGGCTGAAATTAACAGACTGCATCTAAACCGCAACAACCTTTTCGGCGTACTTGCCTCTGAAACCGCTTATGCAGAGGGTGATGCATGGCTGGATGGATTGCTCGAGTATCTTGAAAAAAATGCAGATACTCTAGTTGACTTTACGGAGAAACGATTGCCTAAAGTCAAAGTAGTTAAACCAGAGGGTACTTATTTAGCTTGGCTGGATTTTAGAGCATACTTCTCGAATGCAAAGGAACTGGATGACTTTCTTGTACAAAAAGCTAAGGTTGGCTTAAACTCTGGTAAAACATTTGGCCGTCAAGGTGAAGGTTTTGCCCGGATTAATCTTGCTACTCAACGCAGTGTTTTACTTGAGGCGTTAGTCAGAATTGAGAAAGCGCTTGAAGCTGTGTCCGACACGTTATAA
- a CDS encoding amino acid ABC transporter permease, producing MSNVIEFSFMLETFFSLLKYVPVTLFLAIVSMLLASVLGLTCAVVLLRNLPGLRQLVRIYLLMGRAIPTMVMLYIVYFGLPVLLMAFTKETGIDTGYQHVPAMAFAILGLTLHTGAYLAEIFRAALLAVDKGQMEAALSIGMTWFEGFYRIVFRQAAVVAMPMVANQFLGLIKSTSIVFTITVIELLGGAKIASAEHYRYLETYLVVASMYWGMSLVFERLFLAAERKVGFFRKGASI from the coding sequence ATGAGTAATGTCATTGAGTTTTCGTTTATGCTGGAGACTTTTTTTAGTTTGCTAAAGTATGTGCCGGTCACGTTGTTCCTCGCCATCGTTAGCATGTTATTGGCTAGTGTACTTGGCTTGACCTGCGCCGTAGTGTTGCTGCGCAACCTGCCTGGTCTCAGACAACTGGTCCGTATTTATTTGCTGATGGGCAGGGCTATTCCGACGATGGTTATGCTATATATTGTTTATTTTGGATTGCCGGTACTGCTTATGGCGTTTACCAAGGAAACCGGCATCGATACCGGCTACCAACATGTGCCGGCTATGGCGTTCGCTATTTTAGGACTTACTTTACATACAGGGGCTTATCTGGCGGAAATCTTTCGTGCAGCCCTGCTGGCTGTCGATAAAGGACAAATGGAAGCCGCGCTGTCAATCGGCATGACCTGGTTTGAGGGCTTTTATCGCATTGTTTTCCGCCAGGCTGCCGTAGTAGCCATGCCGATGGTGGCCAATCAATTTTTGGGATTGATTAAAAGCACGTCCATTGTTTTTACGATCACAGTCATTGAACTGTTAGGCGGGGCGAAAATAGCCAGTGCTGAGCATTACCGCTATTTAGAAACGTATTTGGTGGTAGCGTCCATGTATTGGGGCATGAGTCTTGTTTTTGAAAGACTCTTTTTAGCCGCCGAGCGCAAAGTCGGCTTTTTTCGGAAAGGAGCCAGTATATGA
- the metA gene encoding homoserine O-acetyltransferase MetA, whose translation MPIKIPNNLPATNVLESENVFVMYDNRAYTQDIRPLKILLLNLMPTKIVTETQLLRLLGNTPLQVDIDFMYTATYEPTNTSPEHLIKFYETFNDVKSRRYDGMIITGAPVEQIPFEQVAYWDELCAIMEWSKTHVFSTLHICWGAQAGLYYHYGIPKYDLPQKMFGVFPHKRLCPKHDKLFRGFDDIFYVPHSRHTEIRRSDIEKVSQLCILSESSISGIGTVADMNNRRFFITGHSEYDPFTLKTEYDRDVAQGLPIQIPYNYYPNDDPSETPVVLWRGAANLLFSNWLNYYVYQETPFDLSKL comes from the coding sequence ATGCCAATTAAAATTCCGAACAACCTGCCTGCCACCAATGTTCTCGAAAGTGAGAATGTTTTTGTGATGTATGACAACCGCGCGTACACTCAAGATATACGTCCCCTTAAAATATTACTGTTAAATCTTATGCCGACAAAAATCGTCACAGAAACCCAACTCCTACGTCTGTTAGGAAATACACCCCTGCAGGTAGATATTGATTTTATGTATACCGCTACCTATGAGCCTACTAACACATCACCGGAGCATCTGATTAAATTTTACGAAACCTTTAATGATGTAAAATCGCGCAGATATGATGGCATGATTATTACCGGAGCGCCTGTCGAACAAATTCCTTTTGAACAGGTAGCGTATTGGGATGAACTTTGCGCCATTATGGAATGGAGCAAGACGCATGTATTCTCGACTCTCCATATTTGCTGGGGAGCTCAGGCAGGATTATACTACCATTACGGAATTCCCAAGTATGATCTTCCGCAAAAAATGTTTGGCGTCTTCCCGCACAAACGGCTCTGCCCAAAACATGACAAACTATTCCGTGGCTTTGATGATATTTTCTATGTTCCACACTCCAGACATACAGAAATCCGCCGCAGCGACATTGAAAAAGTTTCACAATTATGTATACTTTCAGAATCCTCCATTTCGGGTATTGGCACTGTCGCTGATATGAACAATAGGCGATTTTTCATTACCGGCCATTCAGAATATGATCCTTTCACGCTAAAAACTGAATATGACCGTGACGTGGCACAGGGTTTGCCAATTCAGATACCATACAATTACTACCCTAATGATGATCCTTCAGAAACACCAGTCGTTCTTTGGCGCGGCGCTGCCAACCTGCTATTTTCGAACTGGCTCAATTATTATGTTTATCAAGAAACCCCCTTCGATTTGTCTAAGCTGTAA
- a CDS encoding transporter substrate-binding domain-containing protein, which yields MTTRKWLSAVVAISLFTGLALTVGCGSSNKASKTEGNAKTYYVATRGTFKPFTYMDDKGQLTGYDIEILKEVQKRNKDIKFDFKTMSIESAFVALTSNQVDIIANQMGRNEERAAKYAFTKEINNYTITKITTRGDRNDISTLDDLRGKTMVLTPTSEVARVVKKYNETAEPKINLIYTDKGSAESLNLVSTGRADASADYEVAVKEAKKTLGLDVKSVGKVISSVPTYFILRKDADGQQLADKIDATVKEMKADGTLKKLSEQFLGADYTVIPK from the coding sequence ATGACAACAAGAAAATGGCTTTCTGCAGTGGTGGCGATTTCTCTATTTACCGGTCTGGCATTAACAGTTGGTTGCGGCTCGAGCAACAAAGCGTCCAAAACGGAAGGGAATGCAAAGACCTACTATGTAGCGACCAGGGGGACGTTCAAGCCCTTTACCTATATGGATGACAAGGGTCAGTTGACCGGTTATGATATTGAAATTCTCAAAGAGGTGCAAAAGCGCAATAAGGATATCAAGTTTGATTTTAAGACGATGAGCATTGAAAGCGCATTTGTTGCTCTGACTTCCAATCAAGTCGATATCATCGCTAACCAAATGGGGAGAAATGAAGAACGTGCCGCAAAATATGCCTTTACCAAAGAAATCAATAACTACACGATTACGAAAATCACAACCCGGGGCGACCGTAACGATATCAGTACATTAGATGATTTGCGAGGCAAAACGATGGTGTTGACGCCAACCAGCGAGGTGGCAAGAGTAGTAAAAAAATATAACGAGACGGCTGAACCGAAAATAAACTTGATCTACACCGATAAAGGCTCTGCCGAGTCGCTGAACTTGGTATCGACAGGGCGCGCAGACGCCAGCGCCGACTATGAAGTGGCAGTCAAGGAGGCCAAGAAAACACTGGGACTTGACGTGAAATCAGTCGGTAAAGTCATTTCCAGCGTGCCTACCTATTTCATTTTGCGTAAAGACGCTGACGGGCAGCAATTAGCGGATAAGATTGATGCGACGGTAAAAGAAATGAAAGCCGACGGTACACTGAAAAAACTGTCAGAACAATTTTTAGGGGCAGATTATACAGTCATTCCTAAGTAG
- a CDS encoding amino acid ABC transporter ATP-binding protein codes for MSVLEDITLTVEKGEVVVVLGPSGCGKSTLLRCLNGLEPIQGGDIRFAGKSLTDKNVNWQEVRQQIGMVFQNYELFPHMTVMENILLGPLQVQKRQKEEVLKQVQELLDRVGLLDRKDSYPRQLSGGQKQRIAIVRALCMNPQMMLFDEVTASLDPEMVREVLDVIVGLAKQGMTMMIVTHEMGFAKAVADRIVFIDSGKICEIAEPDEFFIRPQTERAQQFLNIFQY; via the coding sequence ATGTCGGTTTTAGAAGACATTACTCTTACTGTCGAAAAAGGTGAGGTAGTTGTTGTCTTAGGTCCATCAGGCTGCGGAAAAAGCACACTGCTGCGATGTCTCAATGGTCTTGAACCAATTCAAGGTGGGGATATTCGCTTTGCAGGCAAGAGCCTTACCGATAAGAATGTGAATTGGCAGGAAGTTCGTCAGCAAATCGGCATGGTATTCCAGAACTATGAACTATTTCCCCACATGACTGTTATGGAAAACATCTTGCTGGGCCCACTGCAAGTACAAAAGAGACAAAAAGAGGAAGTGCTGAAGCAGGTTCAAGAGTTGCTCGATAGAGTGGGCCTGCTTGATCGTAAGGACTCCTATCCGCGCCAACTTTCTGGCGGACAGAAGCAACGCATTGCTATTGTGAGAGCCTTGTGTATGAATCCACAAATGATGCTCTTTGACGAGGTGACTGCTTCCCTCGACCCGGAAATGGTACGAGAGGTATTGGATGTCATCGTAGGGCTTGCTAAACAGGGAATGACAATGATGATTGTGACGCACGAAATGGGCTTTGCAAAGGCAGTTGCCGACCGGATCGTCTTTATCGATTCGGGCAAAATATGTGAGATTGCCGAACCTGATGAGTTCTTTATACGGCCCCAAACAGAACGTGCTCAGCAATTTTTGAATATATTTCAGTACTAA
- a CDS encoding DUF2325 domain-containing protein, with translation MRILIVGADYLGEIADRLSAMGITEIQHISGRKAVSGRKSQISCAVELVLVLVDRLNHNTMRQAKLTAKSKSIPIIFAKRSWCSIEQKLQRFFLDAS, from the coding sequence ATGAGAATTTTGATTGTTGGTGCTGATTATTTGGGCGAGATTGCCGACCGATTATCCGCTATGGGAATAACGGAAATTCAGCACATCAGCGGGCGGAAAGCAGTTTCAGGGAGAAAGTCACAGATTTCCTGTGCGGTAGAGTTAGTTTTGGTATTAGTTGATAGGCTCAATCACAATACGATGCGGCAGGCAAAGCTGACTGCAAAATCGAAATCGATCCCCATAATTTTTGCCAAACGATCATGGTGTTCTATTGAGCAAAAATTACAAAGATTTTTTCTCGATGCATCGTAA
- a CDS encoding amino acid ABC transporter permease — protein MGSYFDFGYMLRSFPIVLSYVDTTLIITVVGIAIGFFIGTIAALIRIGKVTVLGKAVAVYISFIRGTPFLVQLFLAYFGLPELMQKVGYQGVREIPPLFYVFIVFSLHVGAYSAEILRSAILAVDKGQLEAAYSVGMGPVPAHTRIILPQAFSIAVPALCNTVISTIKETSLVFNVGVVDMMRKADLLGANSHRSLELYLDVAIVYIFLVLLVSKAAALLESKRVTIIN, from the coding sequence GTGGGCAGCTATTTTGATTTCGGCTATATGCTGCGTTCCTTCCCCATTGTTTTGTCTTATGTAGATACGACATTGATCATTACAGTTGTGGGTATAGCCATTGGTTTTTTTATCGGCACGATTGCTGCATTAATCAGAATTGGCAAAGTTACAGTGCTTGGCAAAGCCGTTGCTGTTTATATTTCCTTTATCCGCGGAACGCCGTTTCTAGTCCAACTGTTTTTGGCTTACTTTGGTTTACCTGAGCTGATGCAGAAAGTCGGTTATCAGGGCGTCCGTGAAATACCGCCATTGTTTTATGTGTTTATTGTCTTTTCCCTGCATGTCGGCGCCTATAGCGCGGAAATCTTGCGCAGTGCGATTCTGGCGGTTGATAAGGGGCAGCTGGAAGCCGCTTATTCTGTGGGAATGGGACCGGTACCGGCTCATACTCGCATCATTTTGCCACAGGCGTTCAGCATTGCTGTTCCGGCACTTTGCAACACGGTCATTTCGACGATCAAGGAAACGTCGCTGGTTTTTAATGTCGGTGTTGTCGATATGATGCGCAAAGCGGACCTGCTGGGGGCTAACAGCCATCGCAGTTTGGAACTGTATCTTGATGTGGCGATTGTTTATATCTTTTTGGTACTGTTGGTCAGCAAGGCGGCAGCGCTGCTGGAGAGCAAGCGGGTAACCATTATTAACTAA